In Pseudonocardia sp. DSM 110487, the sequence CGACCTCGCCGACGTGGAGTTACTGATCACCGGCTGGGGCTGCGCGCCGATCAGCGCGGACGTCCTCGCCGCCGCGCCCCGGCTGCGGGCCATCGTCCACACGGCGGGCACCGTGCGCAATCACGTCACCGAGGAGTGCTGGGAGCGGGGCATCGTGGTGAGCTCGGCGGCCGCGGCCAACGCCGTGCCGGTGGCCGAGTACGCGGTGGCGATGATCCTGCTCGCCGGCAAGCGGGTGCCCGAGATCGCGCGCTGGTTCCGGGCCGAGCGCGTCCAGCAGGACTGGAACGCGCTCTTCCCGGAAGCCGGCAACTACCGGGCGACGGTCGGGCTGCTCGGGGCGTCGCTGATCGGGCGGCGCGTGGCCGACCTGCTGCGGCCGTTCGACCTCGAGGTGCTCCTGCACGACCCGTACGTCGCCGACACCGAGGTGCGCGGCCTCGGCGCCGAACCGGTCGGCCTGGACGAGGTGTTCGCCCGCTCCGGCGTGGTGTCGCTGCACGCGCCGCTGCTCCGCGAGACCACCGGCATGGTCGACGCCCGGCTGCTCACCCTCATGCGCGACGGCGCCACCCTGCTCAACACCGCGCGCGGCGGGCTCGTCGACCACGCCGCGCTGGAGCGCGAGGTGCTCTCCGGACGCCTGCGCGCCGTGCTCGACGTGACGACCCCGGAACCGCTGCCTGCCGGCTCCCCGCTCTGGGACTGCGACGGGGTGCTGATCACCCCGCACGTCGCCGGCTCCAAGGGCAACGAACTGCGCAGGCTCGCCGACGCCGCGGCCGACGAGGTGGAGCGGTGGGCGGCTGGCCGGCCGTTCGCCCACCCCGTGCGCCGCGAACTGCTGCCGCTGACCGCATGACACGCGAGGAGAGAATCCGATTCCCGCCGACGACTTCGACCTGAGCCCGCACACCGGCTGGACCCGCAAGCACTGGACAACCGTCGCCGATGACCTGCTCGCCGCCGTGCAGCGCTACCGCTCGCCGCGCGGCGGCCGGATCGACCTGCCGGGCGCGCCCGCGAAGGCGGGCGTCGTATCCGACGGCCTGGAGGGGTTCGCCCGCACCTTCCTGCTCGCGGCGTTCCGCGCCGCGGGCGACGAGGACGGCACCGTGCTCGCCCCGTACCGCGAGGGCCTGGTGAGCGGGCCGGGGCCCGCCGGTCCCGACGCGTGGCCGCCCATCGGCTCGCACGGGCCTGGCGGGCAGCCGATGGTGGAGTCGGCGTCGGTGGCGCTCGGGTTGCTGGCCGCGCGGCGCTGGACGTGGGACCTGCTCGACGACACCGAACAGGGTCGCCTCGAAGCGTGGCTGCGCGGCGCGCTGCGCAACGAGCCTGCCCCGAACAACTGGTACCTGTTCCCGATGACCGTGGCCGCCTTCCTCGACGAGGTCGGCCGCGGCGACGCCGAGACCGCTCGCGCCCTCGACCGCGCGCTCGACCTCCTGGAGGGCTGGTACCGCGGCGACGGCTGGTACAGCGACGGTGACGGCCGCGCCTTCGACCACTACATCGGCTGGGCGATGCACCTCTACCCGGTGCTGGTCGCACACCTGCGCGGGGACACGGCACAGCTGGAGCGGCTCGGCCCGCGGCTGGAGGAGTTCCTCGGCTCGTTCGCCGCCACGTTCGACGGCAACGGGGCGCCGCTCTACCAGGGCCGGTCGCTCACCTATCGCACCGCGACGCTGTCGGCGGTGGCGCTGGGCGAGGTGGTCGGGTGGACGCCGCTGCGGCCGGGCCAGACCCGGCGAATCCTGTCGGCGGGCCTGCGCTACTTCCTCGATCGCGGCGCGCTCACCGACGGGATCTTCTCCCGCGGCTGGCACGGCCCGCACGCGGCGACCCTGCAGACCTATTCAGGGCCCGCATCGCCGTACTGGGCGAGCAAGGGCTTCCTCGGGCTGCTGCTGCCGGAGACGGCGCCGCTGTGGACCGCGGTCGAGGAGCCGCCGCCATCGGCCGGGCCGGACCGGACGATCGTCATCCCGTCCGTCGGCTGGCTGGTGCAGACGACTCAGGCGGACGGCATGGTCCGCGTGCACAACCACGGCAGCGACCACATCAACCCCTGGGACGCCGACCGCGGCGAGCCCGACCCGCTCTACGCCCGGCTCGCCTACTCCACCCGCACCGGACCCACTGCCGTCCGCAACGCCGCCGACAATCACATCGCCCTGCACGTCCGGGGCCGGGAGAGCGTGCGGCGGCGCATCCACCGGATCGGCAGCGGACCGGACTGGGTGGCGTCGTGGCACCAGCCGCAATTCCCCGGCCCGCCCGCCTACCCCGGGGGCCCGCCGGTCGCGGGCGGGCCAGTTCTCCCCCAGGGGCGGATCGAGAGCCTTGTCGTCGCGCGGGGCGCGTGGGAGGTGCACGTCCACCGGCTCCGCTCCGTGCCCGCCGGCATTCCCGTCACAGTGACGGGATGGGCGCTCGCCGCCGCGACCCCGCAGGAGCTCGACTCACACGTCGACGACGTCGCGGTCGCGCTGCGCACCGACGCAGCGGCCACCAGGCTCGTCGGCTGCCACGGCTTCGACGCCGCCGAGGTCCAGCGGGCCCCGCAGGGCACGGCCTACGGCGCATGGGCGCTGGTGCCCACCCTGCGCGGCACGGTCGTACCCGGCGACCTCGTGGTCAGCGCCTCGACGCTCACCGCGGCACCGGATTCCACCACGCCCGAGGTCGCGGTGGAGGGCACCGAGGTGTCGGTCCGCTGGCCCGACGGCGGCCGCACGACGTGCACCTGGACCGCCGCTGCCCCGGCCATCAGGACGACATGAAGCGCATCTCACACACCAATGGGTCAATTCTCGAACCCATTGTCGGGATTCGTCGTTTCCGGTGAAGCCGGCAGCGTGGCGGCGGCCACACCAGCACCTTTCCTGCGCGACATACCTCCTTAACTGATGCGTAACATCGCGACCGCAGACTCGTAACCGCTCCCCCACAACTCGCACATAGGTATCCGCCATGTTGTACGGAACTGACGATCCCGATCCTGTCGCTGCTGTCAGCAGCGTCCTGCCCGGCTACCGTTTCCCGTGCCCGGACCTGGCCAGCATTGATCGGCACATCGCCGAGCGACGAGAGCACATGGGGCCTCGTTCGAACCTCACCCCGGCGTTCAAAGAGGCAGCGCGGCAGGACATCGACCGGCTGCTGGAACGGCGGCTCTACCTGATGACCGTTCACCTCGCCGATCCCTTCGAGGACTCCCTCCCAGAGGCAGCCTGACCAGCCGGGTCAGGTCAGGCGCCCGGTCGGGTCGGGGCGCCAGCGGGTGAGACGGGTGCGGAGTGCCTCGGCCATCTCGGCCAAGAGGCGCTCGCCTTCCGGCGCGCTCGCGCCGGTCGGGTCGCCGAGGATCCCGTTCGAGCTCACCGCCGCCACACCACCTGCGCGCAGGGCAGGGAGCAGATCGGCGAGCGGCGCCGTGACACCCGTCTCGGCGGCGTCCTGCCGGACCGCGGCGGGGTCGAGGGCGAGCAGGATGGACGTCTCGGTGCGCCCGGCGTGCGCGTCCCCGCCTGTCACGACGCACGGCGACCACGCCGCGTCGCGGCCCTCGTGGCGCAGCTGTGCCACCGCATCCGGCACGGTCGGGAGGTTGCCGCCGTGCCCGTTGACGAACACGAGCCGCGACGCCCACCGGGACGCCGAGCGGCCCAGCTCCACCAGCACCGCGCGCAGCGCCTCGTGCCCGATCGACAACGTTCCCGGGAAGCCCTCGTGCTCACCGGACGCGCCGTAGGCCAGCGGTGGCGCGACCAGCAGGGCCGGGCCGTCCGCGGCGGCTCGGCGGGCGACGGCGGCGGCGACGCGGGCGTCCGTGTCGAGCGGAAGGTGCGGCCCGTGCTGCTCGAGCGCCCCGAGCGGGACGAGAAGGGTGGCAGATGGCACCTCCGGCCACGCCCGATCGCCGAGATTCATCCGACGAGCGGCGCGTTCGTCAGGTTCCGGCTACCGGGACCGGGAGGCCGGCGAGAGGGCTCTCGTCGCATGCTCTGTCCGGGCGCATTCCGATCGAGACCGGGACGGGGCCGCGCCCGTTCCGCGGCGCGGACCTCGAGTGGTCGACGTCCGACTTCGGGATCACCGTGTCGGCGCCCCTTGCCGCGAGGGCCTGCTCGCCGAATCCGCGGACGCACTCCGGGTCGGGCCCGTCGAGCGGGAGGCCGGTGAAGAACTTGGCGGCCATGCAGCCACCCTGGCAGGAGTCGTAGAAGCCGCAGCTGCGGCAGGCGCCGCCGGTCTGCGGCTGCCGGAGCTCGGCGAAGAGCTCGGAGCCGCGCCACACCTCCTTGAACCCGCCCGGCGAGCGGACGTTGCCCGCCAGGAAGTTCTCGTGGATCGCGAACGGGCAGGCGTAGACGTCGCCGACGGGGTCGATCAGGCAGACCACCCGTCCGGCCCCGCACAGGTTGAGCCCGGGCAGCGCCTCACCGTACGCGGAGAGGTGGAAGAACGAGTCTCCCGTGAGCACGTTGTCGCCCCGCGCCACGAGCCAGTCGTAGAGCTGCCGCTGCTGCGCGGCCGTGGGGTGCAGCTCGTCCCACACGTCCGCGCCGCGCCCCGACGGCCGCAGCCGCGTGATGCGCAGCTGCGCGCCGAACTTGTCGGCGATCGACTTGAACTCGTCGAGCTGGTCGACGTTCTGCCGGGTCATGACCACGCTGATCTTGGGCTGGCCGAACCCGGCCTCGGCGAGGTTCTCCAGCGCCCTGATCGCGGTGGCGTACGAGCCGGGCCCGCGCACGTGGTCGTTGACCTCGGCGGTGGCGCCGTCGAGGGAGATCTGGACGTCCACGTAGTCGGTGGCAGCGAGCTGGGCGGCCCGCGCCTTGTCGAGTTTGATCCCGTTGGTCGAGAACTTGACGCCGACGTCGTGCGCGACCGCGTAGTCGAGCAGCTCCCAGAAGTCGGAGCGGACAGTCGGCTCCCCGCCGCCGATGTTGACGTAGAAGACCTGCATCCGCTGCAGCTCGTCGATCACCGACTTCGCTTCCGCCGTGCTGAGCTCG encodes:
- a CDS encoding DUF2264 domain-containing protein yields the protein MSPHTGWTRKHWTTVADDLLAAVQRYRSPRGGRIDLPGAPAKAGVVSDGLEGFARTFLLAAFRAAGDEDGTVLAPYREGLVSGPGPAGPDAWPPIGSHGPGGQPMVESASVALGLLAARRWTWDLLDDTEQGRLEAWLRGALRNEPAPNNWYLFPMTVAAFLDEVGRGDAETARALDRALDLLEGWYRGDGWYSDGDGRAFDHYIGWAMHLYPVLVAHLRGDTAQLERLGPRLEEFLGSFAATFDGNGAPLYQGRSLTYRTATLSAVALGEVVGWTPLRPGQTRRILSAGLRYFLDRGALTDGIFSRGWHGPHAATLQTYSGPASPYWASKGFLGLLLPETAPLWTAVEEPPPSAGPDRTIVIPSVGWLVQTTQADGMVRVHNHGSDHINPWDADRGEPDPLYARLAYSTRTGPTAVRNAADNHIALHVRGRESVRRRIHRIGSGPDWVASWHQPQFPGPPAYPGGPPVAGGPVLPQGRIESLVVARGAWEVHVHRLRSVPAGIPVTVTGWALAAATPQELDSHVDDVAVALRTDAAATRLVGCHGFDAAEVQRAPQGTAYGAWALVPTLRGTVVPGDLVVSASTLTAAPDSTTPEVAVEGTEVSVRWPDGGRTTCTWTAAAPAIRTT
- the mftE gene encoding mycofactocin biosynthesis peptidyl-dipeptidase MftE — translated: MNLGDRAWPEVPSATLLVPLGALEQHGPHLPLDTDARVAAAVARRAAADGPALLVAPPLAYGASGEHEGFPGTLSIGHEALRAVLVELGRSASRWASRLVFVNGHGGNLPTVPDAVAQLRHEGRDAAWSPCVVTGGDAHAGRTETSILLALDPAAVRQDAAETGVTAPLADLLPALRAGGVAAVSSNGILGDPTGASAPEGERLLAEMAEALRTRLTRWRPDPTGRLT
- a CDS encoding hydroxyacid dehydrogenase, producing the protein MARAAFAMATRTARQVLHPAAVERIAAAVDIDPDVVLDGFDRADLADVELLITGWGCAPISADVLAAAPRLRAIVHTAGTVRNHVTEECWERGIVVSSAAAANAVPVAEYAVAMILLAGKRVPEIARWFRAERVQQDWNALFPEAGNYRATVGLLGASLIGRRVADLLRPFDLEVLLHDPYVADTEVRGLGAEPVGLDEVFARSGVVSLHAPLLRETTGMVDARLLTLMRDGATLLNTARGGLVDHAALEREVLSGRLRAVLDVTTPEPLPAGSPLWDCDGVLITPHVAGSKGNELRRLADAAADEVERWAAGRPFAHPVRRELLPLTA
- the mftC gene encoding mycofactocin radical SAM maturase (MftC is a radical SAM/SPASM enzyme that catalyzes the first two steps in biosynthesis of the electron carrier mycofactocin from the terminal Val-Tyr dipeptide of the precursor peptide MftA.), whose protein sequence is MKLVEHFQYGLNSPICLTWELTYACNLACVHCLSSSGRRDPRELSTAEAKSVIDELQRMQVFYVNIGGGEPTVRSDFWELLDYAVAHDVGVKFSTNGIKLDKARAAQLAATDYVDVQISLDGATAEVNDHVRGPGSYATAIRALENLAEAGFGQPKISVVMTRQNVDQLDEFKSIADKFGAQLRITRLRPSGRGADVWDELHPTAAQQRQLYDWLVARGDNVLTGDSFFHLSAYGEALPGLNLCGAGRVVCLIDPVGDVYACPFAIHENFLAGNVRSPGGFKEVWRGSELFAELRQPQTGGACRSCGFYDSCQGGCMAAKFFTGLPLDGPDPECVRGFGEQALAARGADTVIPKSDVDHSRSAPRNGRGPVPVSIGMRPDRACDESPLAGLPVPVAGT